The sequence below is a genomic window from Haematobia irritans isolate KBUSLIRL chromosome 3, ASM5000362v1, whole genome shotgun sequence.
AAGATACCATCTACTCACTGGGCATATCACTTGTAGCCATCTTTCTGGTTACTTTAGTAATTACCGGTTTTGATCTAATATCGGCTGGTATggtcctatttatggtcctactcATATTGATCAATATGTGTGGCATGATGTGGGCTTGGAGTATATCATTGAATGCCATATCGCTGGTAAATCTTGTGGTTTGTGTGGGTATTGGTGTTGAATTTGTCTCACACATTATACGGTCGTATACAAATGCCGTAGGCTCTCATCAGGAACGTGCTCAACAATCTCTTTCGGTTACGGGTAGTAGTGTCCTTTCCGGTATTACATTGACAAAGTTTGCTGGTATTATTGTTCTTGGTTTTTCAAATTCACAAGTTTTTGAGGTTTTCTATTTCCGCATGTATTTGGGTATTGTTTTAATAGGAGCAGCCCATGGTCTTATCCTATTGCCAGTGTTATTaagtctttatggtccgaaaagcaAACGGGATGAAGAGCCCACCCAATACTTTGTAAATGTAGAATAAGTTCCCTGTATagacttttaaattaaaaactagtACAAGCATTATTTTAAgtagaaaataatatataatttttttttatatttacatttaaataatGATAAAACCGAAAATACATATAACATAAgtaataattattaaaatgtcCATTATTGAGTTCCACTTTATTGAATATGAAAACGTAAACCATTAAATGGTGGCCTTTCGGTTATACGATCACTCTGGACAATTTCTCCATAAACGGTAAGGCAACATCTTTGTTTTGGTGCACTAACAAAATTCAATTGACTTAAGAGGCGAGTTCCTTTCAACGATGGCGGCATCCAACCATAGACATGATTCTCCGATTTATGCTGTACTATCTCTGGCCTTTGTACATATGATCGATAGGATGTGTGATTTTTTGGAACGCTCTGTTCATGTctggcataaaattttgcatccaGGTGGTGAACTAAATTGAAGaaggaaataaaagaaatacatttttaaaaaaatctgcaaaatatcaaactaaacaagtaaggaaagtctaaagtcgggcggggtcgactatattataccctgcatcactttgtagatctaaattttcgataccatatcacatccgtcaaatgtgttgggtgatatatataaaggtttgtcccaaatacatacatttaaatatcactcgatgtggacaggatgtgatagacttttacaaattctatagactcaaaatttaagttggctaatgcactaggatggaacacaattttagtaacaaaatatgggaaacatttaaatctgaagcaattttaaggaaactccgcaaaagtttatttatgatttatcgctcaacatgtatgtattagaagtttaggaaaattagagtcatttttacaacttttcgactaagcagtggcgattttacaaggaaaattttggtattttgaccatatttgtcgaaatcagaaaaacatatatatggaagctatatcaaaatctgaaccgatttcaaccaaatttggcacgcatagctacaatactaattctactccctgtgcaaaatttcaattaaatcggagtaaaagattgtccactgtggtcatatgagtgtaaatcgggcgaaagctatatatgggagctatatctaaatctgaaccgatttcaataaaatttggcacacttgactacactattaattgcactcctagtgcaaaatttcaaccaaattggggtaaa
It includes:
- the LOC142231525 gene encoding uncharacterized protein LOC142231525; translation: MSSHSNTSSRAEQPSFDKSEEDDGDEGGIKDPRPIPYLFEKELINKSNKHIYVVDDFVPSRNIHHLDAKFYARHEQSVPKNHTSYRSYVQRPEIVQHKSENHVYGWMPPSLKGTRLLSQLNFVSAPKQRCCLTVYGEIVQSDRITERPPFNGLRFHIQ